Genomic segment of Salvia splendens isolate huo1 chromosome 12, SspV2, whole genome shotgun sequence:
GCAACATATACGATAAGCACATCTCATGTTTTAATATTAaccttttgaaaatatatcaTGCTGAAGCCGCCCTTTAGCTACATCAGTAGAAACATTTTGTTACACTTACATAAATGTGTATGGACCTGacatattattaaataaaataaaaccaaaatgAGGAAAGAACTGGAAGGGTGCATACTGGGATGTCATTTGACAGAATATGCCCCTTAGCATTTTCATCATTTAAGTGCACTGATCCCTCTGCAGAGGCGACAGTGTCATTGTGCAACGATCCAACTTCATCTGGTTCAGAAGAATTGAAGTAACCCTCTCCTTCCAAGTATCCATATTCTATTACGGGAATATTGTTGCTGGAATCTATTTCTTGATCTGAATCTGAGTTGCTGCCTTCGGGCGAGCCGCTATCATCATTTGGCTCGGAAGTTGTATTTGTTGGTGAAATGCCGCCTTTGTGCCTGCTGCTTGTATCAGTGTTGCTGTCATCAATTGGATTTAATCTTGTACTTGTTGGGAGATTGATTTTCTTTGCTTGTTGTCTCTTATTTTGCGAACTGCAGAACCATCCAATGCATCGTGTCGCAAAAGTAGGGAGGAAATAATTAGACACCAGAAGTAGGTATTTCCAATGGGATCATGATAGCTAGAGTATGCAAGCAACAACTATACTGAAACTCTACTATCTCCACCCGACAACAGACGAATTAAAATAGTTTCGTTTCATGATTAGTCGATTCTACTTGTCATCACATTCTCAAGGAAGTTTCCACATCGAATCCAAATCTCTCCCatcaaatttatgtgaaatCAGATATTAAGCACCTACCACCCCTAGAAAATATTCTCTCTGCTGCAGCCAGTGAAGTTATTCATCAACAAAATTATAACGCCAGTAATCCTAATTTGACGATTTTAGAAGAGAAAATATCTCTTGCCAGATAAAGCACTAATCATGAGTTTCTCAATCAAGCATAAATTACAAAGCGAGCAGTATCGATCGCCAAAGAAATCAATATCTAGAAAAGGCAAGTAATCGAGAAATGATTCATCAATTCGAAGAGATAAAAGCAGTAAGAAAGAAAACCTGAAGTTACGCTGGCGCATTTTACAAGGGGTTGGGTACCAGCGCTGCCAGGAGGAAGAGTAGAGACGCACAGTGACTTGAGGAGACTTGAGTCCGGCGCCGACCAATCCGCGGCGGAGAAAGCACGTCGACGGCGCCGACTCCATCAATTTGTGAGGCGGTTACCGCTActgtgtgtgtaatgtgtgagAAAATAAGCGGTTGTTTAGAACCAACGACTGCTTAGCTCTAATACGGAGCTGGGAAAGTGAGCTTTTATTTATCTTCTACCTCTGCGTAAGCTTCGCATCTTGTCACACTTACATAGTAATGCGGCTAAACTTATTTTAattactcttttttttaaaattaaattatgtaaattACTACAAAGTTTGCAATTTTTACAATTACTTTTATATAGGCCTCTTTAACGACGAAATATGAGATAAAagtaaaaacaaattttaaCCAAATTTTGAAAACATTCAATTTATTTGGCAGCTTatcattttcaaaattatttttggatATACAATATGGAAAGTAAATTTTGAGAtaatatatattcaaaatattCGATTGAAAATCTAAAGTTTTAACTACCAATGATATTAGGACTAGGAGTACAAGTTGATCAATTCATGTTCAatataaaaagagaataaagtaaagaggatgaagagaaaataaagtaagataacaaaaaatagaaatagctTAATTATgatagaattttttaaaataaaaaaatgactttattaaaaataattttttttaatgtcttcttatttttttatttatatttttctttatttaattcattaaaacaaTTTTTCTAAATATCCACAAGGAAAAACTTGGAATGAAAGTAGAAATAAATAgtgataaattttaatatatggaGTAGAAATCATGGCAGAATTCTAGTCCTAAATTCAGCTCGATTTCCGGGGGGATGAAGTAATCTTTGAGTGATCTCGTGGCATCCCCTCCCTCTCCGGTGCTGACTCTCCTCCCGCGGCAACGGCTATCGCCGCATCGCTGAATCCGCCGTTTCCGATCTCTTTCGCATACGGTACACTTATTAGGTAAAATCCTCTATTGTTATGAAtcggaaataaataaaaaattattatagtgTTCCTTCATAAACCTCTACTGTGTTTGATTTCGGTAAGCTGTTGATTTCCGTTGTATGATTGCGATACAGCAAAATTCTCGCGATGGAGAACGGAAGCAGCTGTTTCTTTTCCTATGTGGGATTCCTCAATTTTCCGATTTTGCTGATAATTGGCGCTTCTGCCTTGCTTTTGTTCCGGATTTTGTATGTTATATATCGAAGTAGCAAACAATTACACAATAGACCTCAAGGACCTCTGAGTACCTTGATAATTCTAGGTTCAGGTAGCAAATTTCTACCTTTTCTTGTCCTTAATTGTCTCCTATGAGTGCAGCCACCTAGTTTCACCTCCAAATATGTAATACTTGAAAGGAAGTTCTGATTATAAGGCGATACTTTGATATGGCTGGGCGCATTACATCCGTTATTTGTTTTTTCTGAGTCTCGTTTTGATTTGTCCTTTTTGATCCCAATCTAGGTGGTCACACTGCAGAGATGCTAAACCTATTAGGTGTTATGCAGATGGAAAGATTTAAACCAAGATGCTATATCGCTGCTGCCACTGATAACATGAGCCTTCAGAAAGCTCGTGTGATGGAGGACACCTTGAAGAACAAGGTAAAATACCTTTAGCTACTC
This window contains:
- the LOC121759621 gene encoding UDP-N-acetylglucosamine transferase subunit ALG14-like isoform X2 produces the protein MENGSSCFFSYVGFLNFPILLIIGASALLLFRILYVIYRSSKQLHNRPQGPLSTLIILGSGGHTAEMLNLLGVMQMERFKPRCYIAAATDNMSLQKARVMEDTLKNKAEADTICASEFLQIYRSREVGQSYITSVGTTLSALAHALWLMIKIRPQVVLGIRWSSIFYVESIARVRRLSLSGLLLYKLRMADQLFVQWPQLKSKYPRANYVGRLM